Proteins from a single region of Synechococcus sp. WH 8109:
- the trpB gene encoding tryptophan synthase subunit beta, which translates to MTSTLPNASTPDPSSLQPAVRPGAHGRFGRFGGQYVPETLMPALAELEQAAAQAWNDPAFTAELNRLLKNYVGRATPLYEAERLTAHYRRADGGPRIWLKREDLNHTGAHKINNALGQALLALRMGKKRIIAETGAGQHGVATATVCARFGLGCVIYMGAEDMRRQALNVFRMRLLGATVQPVTAGTATLKDATSEAIRDWVTNVETTHYILGSVAGPHPYPMLVRDFHAVIGEESKQQCQEAFGRLPDVLMACVGGGSNAMGLFHPFVQDTSVRLIGVEAAGDGVATGRHAATITEGSAGVLHGAMSLLLQDGDGQVMEAHSISAGLDYPGVGPEHSYLREIGRAEYAAVTDQQALDALRLVSELEGIIPALETAHAFAWLEELCPTLADGTEVVINCSGRGDKDVNTVAEKLGDQL; encoded by the coding sequence GTGACCAGCACCCTGCCCAACGCCAGCACTCCGGATCCCTCCAGCCTGCAGCCAGCGGTGCGCCCCGGTGCCCATGGTCGTTTTGGACGATTCGGCGGCCAGTACGTGCCCGAGACCCTTATGCCGGCCTTGGCGGAACTGGAGCAAGCAGCGGCCCAGGCCTGGAACGATCCCGCCTTCACCGCCGAGCTCAACCGCCTGCTCAAGAACTACGTCGGGCGGGCGACACCGTTGTATGAGGCCGAGCGTCTCACCGCCCACTACCGCCGCGCCGACGGTGGACCCCGCATCTGGCTCAAGCGGGAAGACCTGAATCACACCGGTGCCCACAAGATCAACAACGCCCTGGGTCAGGCCCTGCTGGCCCTGCGCATGGGCAAGAAGAGGATCATTGCCGAGACCGGTGCGGGGCAGCACGGCGTCGCCACTGCCACGGTCTGTGCTCGCTTCGGCCTGGGGTGCGTGATCTACATGGGCGCTGAAGACATGCGCCGTCAGGCCCTAAATGTTTTCCGCATGCGCCTGCTGGGCGCCACGGTTCAACCGGTGACGGCCGGCACCGCCACCCTCAAGGACGCCACTAGTGAGGCGATCCGCGACTGGGTGACCAACGTCGAAACTACCCACTACATCCTTGGATCCGTCGCTGGTCCGCACCCCTATCCGATGTTGGTGCGGGATTTCCATGCCGTGATCGGTGAGGAGTCCAAGCAGCAGTGTCAGGAAGCCTTCGGCCGGCTGCCCGACGTGCTGATGGCCTGCGTTGGCGGTGGCTCCAATGCCATGGGCCTCTTCCATCCCTTTGTGCAGGACACGTCTGTGCGGCTGATCGGTGTTGAGGCCGCCGGTGATGGTGTGGCCACCGGTCGCCACGCTGCGACGATCACCGAGGGTAGTGCCGGTGTGCTGCACGGCGCCATGAGCCTGCTGCTGCAGGACGGCGACGGTCAGGTGATGGAGGCCCACTCCATCAGTGCAGGTCTCGACTACCCCGGAGTGGGGCCGGAGCACAGCTACCTGCGGGAGATCGGGCGTGCTGAGTACGCCGCAGTCACCGACCAACAGGCCCTTGATGCCCTGCGCCTTGTGAGTGAGCTAGAGGGCATCATTCCAGCCCTGGAAACCGCTCACGCCTTCGCCTGGCTTGAGGAGCTTTGCCCCACCCTGGCCGATGGCACGGAAGTGGTGATCAACTGCTCTGGCCGCGGCGACAAGGACGTCAACACCGTGGCGGAGAAGCTGGGGGATCAGCTCTAA
- a CDS encoding translation initiation factor: MPKGGWEEFSSAESLQRPSGPAAEPTAKAQQMVRVQPTRGGKGGKTVTVIQGLELDAAGFKVLLKKLKTRIGSGGTAKDGVIELQGDQVDLALELLSKEGYRPKRAGG; encoded by the coding sequence ATGCCGAAGGGAGGCTGGGAGGAATTCAGCAGCGCCGAGAGCCTGCAGCGACCGAGCGGCCCTGCGGCGGAGCCCACAGCCAAGGCGCAGCAAATGGTGCGGGTGCAGCCCACCCGTGGTGGCAAAGGTGGCAAAACCGTGACGGTGATTCAGGGCCTGGAGCTGGATGCTGCGGGCTTCAAGGTGCTGCTGAAGAAGCTCAAAACACGCATCGGCAGTGGCGGGACCGCCAAGGACGGCGTGATCGAACTGCAAGGAGATCAGGTGGATCTGGCACTCGAGCTGCTTAGCAAGGAGGGATACCGGCCGAAACGGGCTGGGGGCTAA
- the cysC gene encoding adenylyl-sulfate kinase, which yields MTASPTYGELTDKGASTNIAWHEASVGRDDRSQQRGHRSAILWFTGLSGSGKSTLANAVNAALFERGLATYVLDGDNIRHGLCKDLGFSDADREENIRRIGEVAKLFLDAGVIVLTAFVSPFRADRDKARDLVEDGDFLEVFCAADLEVCESRDPKGLYAKARAGQIKEFTGISSPYEAPETPELKIDTGKQDLAYSVELVIKALQERGVIPAA from the coding sequence ATGACCGCCAGCCCCACCTACGGAGAGCTCACCGATAAAGGTGCGTCCACCAACATTGCCTGGCATGAGGCCTCCGTGGGCCGCGACGATCGCTCGCAGCAGCGCGGTCACCGCAGCGCCATTCTTTGGTTCACCGGACTCTCCGGCTCCGGCAAGAGCACTCTTGCCAATGCCGTCAACGCAGCCCTGTTTGAACGGGGACTCGCCACCTATGTGCTGGATGGCGACAACATTCGCCACGGCCTCTGCAAAGACCTGGGCTTCTCCGATGCCGACCGTGAGGAGAACATCCGCCGCATCGGTGAAGTGGCCAAGCTGTTCCTGGATGCGGGCGTGATCGTGCTGACCGCCTTTGTTTCCCCCTTCCGCGCTGACCGGGACAAGGCCCGGGACCTGGTGGAGGACGGCGACTTCCTCGAGGTTTTCTGCGCCGCTGATCTGGAGGTCTGCGAATCCCGCGACCCCAAAGGCCTCTACGCCAAAGCACGGGCGGGGCAGATCAAGGAATTCACCGGCATCTCCAGCCCCTATGAAGCACCGGAAACGCCCGAACTGAAGATCGACACCGGCAAGCAGGATCTGGCCTACTCCGTGGAGCTGGTGATCAAAGCGCTCCAGGAGCGTGGGGTGATTCCGGCCGCCTGA
- a CDS encoding AI-2E family transporter yields MTPWPAWLRLGLLLPVLGLNAFVLKGLLVQFAPFPGLFLTAALIAFLLDLPCRWLAQRGLPRAWAIVSVVLVTLGLLVWAAVALVPLLIEQLSQLISTSPSLLTAAEQWIDRGQLWALDHGLPADFADLSSDLVAQFSRLATQLSQRLLGLLGATVGTTINVVIVLVLAVFLLLGADPIVDGLARWLPDRWRDLVKMTLERTFRGYFAGQVVLALILSGGQLLVFTALNIPYGVLFAVLIGFTTLVPYASAVSIVSVSAVLAVQDPRTGLELLAAAIVVGQIVDQVIQPRLMGSIVGLQPAWLLIALPIGARVGALFGVGDLLGLLLAVPVASCIKTLADAARAGDGELRRPESPHAPGAL; encoded by the coding sequence ATGACGCCTTGGCCGGCCTGGTTGCGGCTTGGTCTTCTGCTGCCGGTACTGGGCTTGAACGCCTTTGTGCTGAAGGGTTTGCTGGTGCAGTTCGCCCCATTCCCCGGGCTGTTCCTCACCGCGGCTTTAATCGCCTTTTTGTTGGACCTGCCCTGCCGCTGGCTTGCGCAACGGGGTCTTCCCCGCGCATGGGCCATCGTCAGCGTGGTCCTGGTGACCCTGGGGCTTCTGGTCTGGGCAGCTGTGGCCCTGGTGCCGCTGTTGATTGAACAACTCAGTCAATTGATCAGTACCTCGCCGTCTTTGCTCACGGCGGCGGAGCAGTGGATCGATCGGGGTCAGCTCTGGGCCCTGGATCATGGCTTGCCGGCTGATTTCGCTGACCTCAGCAGCGATCTGGTGGCCCAGTTCAGTCGTCTGGCCACGCAGTTGAGCCAGCGTCTGTTGGGCCTGCTTGGCGCAACGGTGGGCACCACAATCAATGTGGTGATCGTGTTGGTGTTGGCGGTCTTTCTGCTGCTTGGGGCGGATCCGATCGTCGACGGTCTGGCCCGTTGGCTGCCCGACCGTTGGCGGGATCTGGTGAAGATGACCCTTGAGCGCACCTTTCGCGGCTATTTCGCTGGCCAGGTTGTGTTGGCGCTGATCCTCAGTGGCGGTCAGCTTCTGGTGTTCACCGCCTTGAACATTCCCTACGGCGTATTGTTCGCTGTGCTTATCGGCTTCACCACCCTGGTGCCCTATGCCAGTGCCGTGTCGATCGTCTCGGTGAGTGCGGTGCTGGCGGTTCAGGACCCCCGCACAGGCCTTGAGCTGCTTGCCGCGGCGATCGTGGTTGGTCAGATCGTGGATCAGGTGATCCAACCGCGGCTGATGGGCAGCATCGTGGGGTTGCAACCGGCCTGGTTGCTGATCGCTCTGCCCATCGGTGCCCGGGTAGGCGCCCTCTTTGGCGTGGGGGATCTGCTGGGACTGCTGTTGGCGGTGCCGGTGGCCAGTTGCATAAAAACCCTGGCGGATGCAGCCAGGGCTGGCGACGGCGAACTCAGGCGGCCGGAATCACCCCACGCTCCTGGAGCGCTTTGA
- the purE gene encoding 5-(carboxyamino)imidazole ribonucleotide mutase: MAVLPLCVVPPVLPRVAVVMGSDSDLPTMEPAAAILRELGVEVEVRVLSAHRTPLEMVNFAQAARGQGFGVIVAGAGGAAHLPGMVAALTTLPVIGVPVKSRTLSGVDSLHSIVQMPGGIPVATVAIGGGLNAGLLAAQILSVANSDLARKLEDYRSSLHDAVVAKDARLVDLGSTDYLSQMNS, from the coding sequence ATGGCAGTCTTGCCACTCTGCGTTGTGCCGCCAGTGCTCCCCCGTGTTGCCGTTGTGATGGGCAGTGACTCTGACCTGCCCACCATGGAACCCGCCGCCGCCATCCTGCGCGAATTGGGGGTGGAGGTGGAGGTTCGGGTGCTCTCGGCCCATCGCACCCCCTTGGAGATGGTGAACTTCGCTCAAGCGGCCCGGGGTCAGGGGTTTGGGGTGATCGTCGCCGGCGCCGGCGGGGCGGCCCATCTTCCTGGCATGGTGGCCGCCCTCACCACCCTGCCCGTGATCGGCGTGCCGGTGAAAAGCCGGACGCTGTCCGGGGTCGATTCCCTCCACTCGATCGTGCAGATGCCGGGGGGGATTCCGGTGGCCACCGTCGCCATCGGTGGGGGCCTCAATGCTGGGTTGTTGGCGGCGCAGATCCTTTCGGTGGCCAACTCTGACTTGGCCCGGAAACTTGAGGATTACCGCAGCAGCCTCCACGATGCTGTGGTCGCCAAGGATGCGCGCCTGGTTGATCTGGGCAGCACGGATTACCTCTCTCAGATGAATTCATGA
- the bchM gene encoding magnesium protoporphyrin IX methyltransferase — protein sequence MAPDQLLEQKQAEKEEVKGYFETTGFDRWNRIYSNSDDVNKVQRNIRIGHQKTVDEVLAWIKESGEVSQASFCDAGCGVGSLSLPLAAMGAGSISASDISEAMAQEAERRAREAGLDMAKLNFFASDLESLSGSFHTVCCLDVFIHYPQQPAEEMVKHLCSLTEERLIVSFAPYTPLLALLKGIGQLFPGPSKTTRAYTLKEDGIVKAAEACGFKLVHRSLNKAPFYFSRLIEFRKA from the coding sequence ATGGCCCCCGATCAACTGCTGGAGCAGAAACAGGCCGAGAAGGAGGAGGTTAAGGGCTACTTCGAAACCACGGGTTTCGACCGCTGGAACCGCATCTACAGCAACAGCGATGACGTGAACAAGGTGCAGCGCAACATCCGCATCGGTCACCAGAAAACCGTGGATGAAGTGCTGGCGTGGATCAAGGAGAGCGGAGAAGTCAGCCAGGCGAGCTTCTGCGACGCCGGCTGCGGTGTGGGCAGCCTGAGCCTGCCGCTGGCGGCGATGGGGGCGGGTTCGATCAGCGCCAGCGACATTTCCGAGGCCATGGCCCAGGAAGCCGAGCGCCGCGCCCGCGAAGCTGGCCTCGACATGGCCAAGCTGAACTTCTTCGCCAGCGACCTGGAAAGCCTGAGCGGCTCCTTCCACACGGTGTGCTGCCTGGATGTGTTCATTCACTACCCACAGCAACCGGCCGAGGAGATGGTGAAGCACCTCTGCAGCCTCACCGAAGAGCGGCTGATCGTGAGCTTTGCGCCCTACACCCCGCTGCTGGCGCTGTTGAAGGGCATCGGCCAGCTGTTCCCCGGCCCCAGCAAAACCACCCGGGCCTACACCCTCAAGGAAGACGGCATCGTGAAAGCAGCGGAGGCCTGTGGCTTCAAGCTGGTACACCGCAGCCTGAACAAGGCACCCTTCTATTTCTCTCGCCTGATCGAGTTTCGCAAGGCCTGA
- a CDS encoding RNA pseudouridine synthase, with protein MKVGWREAAFNDGWTYRDRVPRADAGLLVSEWLADRYRHSDRAVWQQRIAAGELDWNGALLTGDRALHGGETLFWRRPPWLEQAIPDQWETIHDDGDLLVINKPSGLPVMPGGGFLRHTLTALLEHAGALPVHRLGRFTSGLQVCARTPQTRALWSKQFRPDGGCRKVYQAWSQQVPGLELGQCLTVSSDVVERPHPLLGWIWGPEPFDDVPIRKRLSAHSELELLERTAGGDRLQVTITTGRPHQIRIHLAQLGSPLLGDPLYLNNREISESSTPGDGGYRLHAWRLSDLPNLREINLQVDPPNEGDQALRNSIRREK; from the coding sequence TTGAAGGTTGGTTGGCGCGAGGCGGCGTTCAACGACGGTTGGACCTACCGCGACCGGGTGCCGCGGGCCGATGCTGGACTGCTGGTAAGCGAATGGCTAGCGGATCGCTATCGCCACTCCGATAGGGCGGTGTGGCAGCAGCGGATCGCCGCCGGTGAGCTGGATTGGAACGGAGCGCTGCTTACCGGTGATCGAGCCTTGCATGGCGGTGAGACCCTCTTTTGGCGGCGTCCGCCCTGGTTGGAGCAGGCGATCCCCGATCAATGGGAGACGATTCACGACGATGGCGACCTGTTGGTGATCAACAAGCCTTCCGGTTTGCCGGTGATGCCCGGTGGTGGCTTCTTGCGCCACACGCTCACGGCCCTGCTTGAACACGCTGGGGCCCTGCCCGTGCACCGCCTGGGGCGCTTCACCTCTGGTCTGCAGGTGTGTGCCCGCACCCCGCAAACCCGCGCCCTCTGGTCAAAGCAGTTCCGGCCCGACGGCGGTTGCCGCAAGGTTTATCAGGCCTGGAGCCAGCAGGTGCCCGGGTTGGAGTTGGGGCAGTGTTTGACGGTGAGCAGTGATGTGGTGGAACGGCCGCATCCGCTATTGGGCTGGATCTGGGGGCCGGAACCGTTCGACGATGTGCCGATCCGCAAACGGCTCTCAGCCCACTCCGAGCTGGAGCTGTTGGAGCGCACGGCCGGTGGTGATCGCCTGCAGGTGACGATCACCACCGGCCGGCCGCATCAGATCCGTATTCATCTGGCGCAGCTGGGCAGTCCGCTGCTGGGGGATCCGCTTTATCTAAATAATCGCGAGATTTCAGAAAGCTCAACCCCCGGGGATGGTGGTTACCGCTTGCATGCCTGGCGGCTTTCGGATCTCCCTAACTTGAGGGAGATCAATCTCCAGGTGGATCCCCCAAATGAGGGAGATCAGGCCTTGCGAAACTCGATCAGGCGAGAGAAATAG
- a CDS encoding response regulator transcription factor: MSDAPTPTAESAEAAALAPRLLLVDDEPGLRTAVQAYLEDEGFEVTTAVDGEEGFAKAQQMLPDVVISDVMMPRLDGYGLLQKLRADERLGGTPVIFLTAKGMTADRTQGYLAGVDDYIPKPFDPDELVARVRNVAQRQQRLLQEAARFADTDMGQMAKQITEIRSLLAQAEALPSTEPVVHSFTPREASVLQLVAEGLMNKEIARQLETSIRNVEKYVSRLFNKTGTSSRTELVRYALEHRLVT, translated from the coding sequence ATGAGCGACGCGCCCACCCCCACCGCAGAATCCGCAGAGGCCGCGGCGCTCGCCCCGCGCCTGTTGCTGGTTGACGATGAGCCGGGTCTGCGCACGGCTGTGCAGGCCTACCTGGAAGACGAAGGCTTTGAGGTGACCACCGCGGTGGATGGGGAGGAAGGATTCGCCAAGGCGCAGCAGATGCTGCCGGATGTGGTGATCAGCGACGTGATGATGCCGCGGCTCGATGGCTATGGCCTCCTGCAGAAGTTGCGCGCCGATGAAAGGCTTGGCGGCACCCCGGTGATCTTCCTCACCGCAAAGGGCATGACGGCGGACCGCACACAGGGCTATTTGGCCGGGGTGGATGACTACATCCCAAAGCCGTTCGATCCCGATGAGCTGGTGGCGCGGGTGCGCAATGTGGCCCAGCGCCAGCAACGGCTGCTGCAGGAGGCGGCGCGCTTCGCTGATACCGATATGGGCCAGATGGCCAAGCAGATCACCGAGATCCGTTCGCTGTTGGCCCAGGCCGAAGCGTTGCCCTCCACCGAGCCGGTGGTGCACAGCTTCACGCCGCGGGAGGCGAGTGTGCTGCAGCTGGTGGCGGAAGGATTGATGAACAAGGAGATTGCCCGGCAGCTGGAGACGTCGATCCGCAATGTGGAGAAGTACGTGAGTCGGCTGTTCAACAAGACGGGCACCTCCAGCCGCACGGAACTGGTGCGCTATGCCCTGGAGCATCGGCTGGTGACTTGA